A window of Euwallacea similis isolate ESF13 chromosome 10, ESF131.1, whole genome shotgun sequence contains these coding sequences:
- the LOC136411783 gene encoding uncharacterized protein isoform X1: MLYLVPLILAVLAPIGRGGIVYLIDDIHDHKSTENHQDQSNVIPKSGDGVKRGVLLTNPIDEDKAGDGVYFRPESGTPVQDGQRLIAKPTRSKRSYGSGGSSGGGYGGGYGGGFGGGGGGGGGGGFGGGGGFGAGGGGGLGGLGTLLAGLGSGKGGGSGGGFGGGNSGAYSGSFGGSSGGHGGGGLGGGQGGGLGGGQGGGLGGGQGGGLGGGYGGSGGFGGGNGLGGGHGGGAGDNSGGATGSVVILGGGEKGGGGGFGGSNGGGHGQSSGGGYGGSSGGGYGGSGGGGFSGAGGHGGGGGLGGGGGYGGGSSSGALILGEGGSGGGLGGGLGGGYGGGSGGAGGFGGSGGYGGGGGTSGFDGGKGGSGGFGGSGGYGGGNAGGFGGGGRGGLGGGGGVGGGGSGHHRGGGGAYGPGGGGGCGGGCDGGDGGGKGGAYASASASASAKAGSYGK; encoded by the exons ATGTTGTACTTGGTACCTCTTATTCTGGCGGTCCTCGCCCCAATAGGACGAGGGGGCATCGTGTACTTAATCGATGATATTCACGATCATAAATCAACTGAAAATCACCAGGACCAGAGTAACGTTATCCCTAAGAGTGGCGACGGGGTGAAACGCGGAGTGTTGTTGACAAATCCGATTGACGAGGACAAAGCCGGAGATGGGGTATATTTTAGACCGGAAAGTGGAACTCCGGTTCAGGATGGACAG cGTCTTATAGCTAAACCAACTCGAAGTAAAAGATCCTATGGCTCCGGAGGATCGAGTGGAGGAGGATATGGTGGTGGTTACGGAGGAGGTTTCGGAGGAGGCGGTGGTGGTGGTGGAGGTGGTGGTTTCGGAGGAGGGGGCGGATTCGGCGCAGGGGGCGGCGGAGGATTGGGCGGCCTTGGTACTTTACTCGCAGGCCTTGGAAGTGGCAAAGGAGGCGGCAGTGGAG GTGGGTTTGGGGGCGGCAATAGTGGCGCTTACAGCGGAAGCTTTGGCGGTAGTTCTGGAGGCCATGGTGGTGGCGGGTTAGGAGGAGGTCAAGGCGGCGGATTAGGAGGAGGTCAAGGCGGCGGATTAGGAGGGGGCCAAGGAGGCGGATTGGGAGGAGGTTATGGAGGCAGTGGAGGCTTCGGCGGAGGAAATGGTTTAGGCGGGGGTCATGGCGGAGGCGCTGGTGACAACAGTGGTGGGGCTACTG GCAGCGTAGTGATTTTGGGTGGAGGTGAAAAGGGTGGTGGCGGTGGCTTTGGAGGATCAAATGGAGGCGGACATGGTCAATCAAGTGGAGGTGGATATGGCGGATCAAGTGGGGGTGGTTATGGCGGATCCGGTGGAGGAGGATTTAGCGGAGCCGGAGGCCACGGAGGAGGAGGAGGTCTTGGAGGAGGAGGTGGATACGGAGGAGGAAGCTCGTcag GTGCATTAATATTAGGCGAAGGAGGCTCTGGTGGAGGTCTGGGCGGTGGTTTAGGAGGCGGATATGGAGGCGGGTCTGGGGGTGCTGGAG GGTTTGGCGGCAGCGGTGGTTATGGAGGTGGAGGAGGAACTAGTG GTTTTGACGGGGGCAAAGGTGGTAGCGGCGGTTTTGGCGGCAGTGGTGGCTACGGCGGCGGTAATGCCGGAGGCTTTGGCGGAG GCGGCCGTGGAGGACTAGGTGGTGGTGGAGGAGTAGGTGGCGGAGGCAGTGGCCATCATAGAGGTGGCGGTGGTGCCTACGGCCCTGGAGGCGGCGGAGGATGCGGGGGAGGGTGTGACGGAGGAGACGGTGGTGGAAAAGGAGGCGCATATGCCTCTGCCAGCGCATCGGCTTCAGCCAAAGCTGGAAGCTA cGGCAAATAA
- the LOC136411783 gene encoding uncharacterized protein isoform X2 → MLYLVPLILAVLAPIGRGGIVYLIDDIHDHKSTENHQDQSNVIPKSGDGVKRGVLLTNPIDEDKAGDGVYFRPESGTPVQDGQRLIAKPTRSKRSYGSGGSSGGGYGGGYGGGFGGGGGGGGGGGFGGGGGFGAGGGGGLGGLGTLLAGLGSGKGGGSGGGFGGGNSGAYSGSFGGSSGGHGGGGLGGGQGGGLGGGQGGGLGGGQGGGLGGGYGGSGGFGGGNGLGGGHGGGAGDNSGGATGSVVILGGGEKGGGGGFGGSNGGGHGQSSGGGYGGSSGGGYGGSGGGGFSGAGGHGGGGGLGGGGGYGGGSSSGALILGEGGSGGGLGGGLGGGYGGGSGGAGGFGGSGGYGGGGGTSFDGGKGGSGGFGGSGGYGGGNAGGFGGGGRGGLGGGGGVGGGGSGHHRGGGGAYGPGGGGGCGGGCDGGDGGGKGGAYASASASASAKAGSYGK, encoded by the exons ATGTTGTACTTGGTACCTCTTATTCTGGCGGTCCTCGCCCCAATAGGACGAGGGGGCATCGTGTACTTAATCGATGATATTCACGATCATAAATCAACTGAAAATCACCAGGACCAGAGTAACGTTATCCCTAAGAGTGGCGACGGGGTGAAACGCGGAGTGTTGTTGACAAATCCGATTGACGAGGACAAAGCCGGAGATGGGGTATATTTTAGACCGGAAAGTGGAACTCCGGTTCAGGATGGACAG cGTCTTATAGCTAAACCAACTCGAAGTAAAAGATCCTATGGCTCCGGAGGATCGAGTGGAGGAGGATATGGTGGTGGTTACGGAGGAGGTTTCGGAGGAGGCGGTGGTGGTGGTGGAGGTGGTGGTTTCGGAGGAGGGGGCGGATTCGGCGCAGGGGGCGGCGGAGGATTGGGCGGCCTTGGTACTTTACTCGCAGGCCTTGGAAGTGGCAAAGGAGGCGGCAGTGGAG GTGGGTTTGGGGGCGGCAATAGTGGCGCTTACAGCGGAAGCTTTGGCGGTAGTTCTGGAGGCCATGGTGGTGGCGGGTTAGGAGGAGGTCAAGGCGGCGGATTAGGAGGAGGTCAAGGCGGCGGATTAGGAGGGGGCCAAGGAGGCGGATTGGGAGGAGGTTATGGAGGCAGTGGAGGCTTCGGCGGAGGAAATGGTTTAGGCGGGGGTCATGGCGGAGGCGCTGGTGACAACAGTGGTGGGGCTACTG GCAGCGTAGTGATTTTGGGTGGAGGTGAAAAGGGTGGTGGCGGTGGCTTTGGAGGATCAAATGGAGGCGGACATGGTCAATCAAGTGGAGGTGGATATGGCGGATCAAGTGGGGGTGGTTATGGCGGATCCGGTGGAGGAGGATTTAGCGGAGCCGGAGGCCACGGAGGAGGAGGAGGTCTTGGAGGAGGAGGTGGATACGGAGGAGGAAGCTCGTcag GTGCATTAATATTAGGCGAAGGAGGCTCTGGTGGAGGTCTGGGCGGTGGTTTAGGAGGCGGATATGGAGGCGGGTCTGGGGGTGCTGGAG GGTTTGGCGGCAGCGGTGGTTATGGAGGTGGAGGAGGAACTA GTTTTGACGGGGGCAAAGGTGGTAGCGGCGGTTTTGGCGGCAGTGGTGGCTACGGCGGCGGTAATGCCGGAGGCTTTGGCGGAG GCGGCCGTGGAGGACTAGGTGGTGGTGGAGGAGTAGGTGGCGGAGGCAGTGGCCATCATAGAGGTGGCGGTGGTGCCTACGGCCCTGGAGGCGGCGGAGGATGCGGGGGAGGGTGTGACGGAGGAGACGGTGGTGGAAAAGGAGGCGCATATGCCTCTGCCAGCGCATCGGCTTCAGCCAAAGCTGGAAGCTA cGGCAAATAA